One genomic window of Diospyros lotus cultivar Yz01 chromosome 8, ASM1463336v1, whole genome shotgun sequence includes the following:
- the LOC127808559 gene encoding myb-related protein 306-like — MDRIPCAIKDGVKKGPWTLEEDIILASYIQEHGSGNWSSVLSNTGLLRCNKSCRLRWNNYLRPGIKRGNFTESEEKTIIHLQALLGNRWAAIACFLPERTNNDIKNYWNTHLKKKLMKSHVGHSHDGSSSSRFIPKGQQEGRLETNNNGENQTLNKVLSLKKESSFLQKKTSNYSAQSSTTYPFNIGHIDRLLKNWMNETPKPSKILSQRTSQGSITNAFTIGSPSISQATFTAGTSSTGKGTINVAMATTEAISFHSLFGFNFFNSDASNRLVIKKATTSNIPMTKLHQVEKKPKFNRGPLSEFKKSLMDDGVGERQADLMDM; from the exons atggatagAATTCCTTGTGCGATTAAAGATGGTGTAAAGAAAGGGCCATGGACGCTAGAAGAGGATATCATCTTGGCTTCCTACATCCAAGAGCATGGATCAGGGAATTGGAGCTCTGTTCTTTCTAATactg GTCTACTCAGATGTAACAAAAGTTGTAGGCTTAGATGGAATAATTATCTTCGACCTGGCATCAAACGTGGTAACTTCACTGAAAGTGAAGAGAAAACAATAATTCATCTTCAAGCTCTTCTTGGTAACAG GTGGGCTGCAATAGCATGCTTTCTTCCTGAGAGaacaaataatgatatcaagaATTACTGGAACACCCACCTTAAGAAGAAGCTGATGAAAAGCCATGTAGGCCATAGCCATGATGGTTCCTCATCTTCAAGGTTCATACCCAAAGGCCAACAGGAGGGAAGGCTTGAAACTAACAACAATGGGGAAAATCAAACTCTGAACAAAGTTTTATCCTTGAAGAAAGAAAGCAGTTTCCTCCAGAAAAAAACATCTAATTACTCAGCCCAATCCTCCACCACCTATCCATTTAATATTGGGCATATAGATAGGTTGCTCAAAAACTGGATGAATGAGACACCAAAGCCATCTAAAATACTCTCACAAAGGACTTCCCAAGGCTCCATCACAAATGCTTTCACTATAG GTTCACCAAGCATTAGTCAAGCCACTTTTACTGCAGGAACATCTAGCACTGGAAAAGGAACAATAAATGTGGCAATGGCGACTACAGAGGCAATAAGCTTTCACTCCCTTTTTGGCTTTAACTTTTTCAACTCTGATGCATCGAATCGTCTTGTGATCAAGAAGGCTACTACAAGCAACATACCTATGACTAAGCTCCATCAAGTTGAGAAAAAGCCAAAATTCAATCGAGGTCCTCTATCAGAGTTTAAGAAAAGTCTTATGGATGACGGTGTTGGTGAAAGGCAAGCTGATTTGATGGACATGTAG